One window of the Endomicrobium proavitum genome contains the following:
- the murB gene encoding UDP-N-acetylmuramate dehydrogenase: MEKRRRVINADLIKTLSLAGCKILENEPMSKRCSFKIGGGADFFVEIPTEKALLVFLQNIGEENFFILGGATNILFSDNGYRGAIVKLTEEFAQFSIKGNAVTCGAGASLPLVVKAAAENNLSGFESLAGIPGTVGGAVLGNAGSAAKWISNSVESVEVFRNAKKELLKREEIVFEYRSSNLKNVVITKINFTLKKAAGNDILKEISESINRRAQSQPLNTPNAGCIFKNPKDASAGKLIDESGLKGKSYGGAKISEIHANFIVNTGAAKADDVLYLAELAKKTVKEKFNINLEYEIKIIK, encoded by the coding sequence GTGGAAAAAAGGAGAAGAGTTATTAACGCTGATTTAATAAAAACTCTATCTTTGGCAGGCTGTAAAATTTTAGAAAACGAACCGATGAGCAAACGCTGCTCTTTTAAAATCGGCGGCGGCGCCGATTTTTTTGTTGAAATTCCCACGGAAAAAGCCTTGCTTGTTTTTTTGCAAAATATCGGCGAAGAAAATTTTTTTATTTTAGGCGGCGCAACAAATATACTTTTTTCGGATAACGGCTATAGAGGCGCAATTGTAAAACTAACGGAAGAGTTTGCGCAGTTTTCTATAAAAGGTAACGCAGTTACCTGCGGCGCGGGGGCAAGTTTGCCTCTTGTTGTAAAAGCTGCGGCAGAAAATAATTTGTCAGGGTTTGAATCTCTTGCGGGAATTCCCGGAACTGTCGGCGGCGCGGTTTTAGGCAATGCGGGCAGCGCTGCAAAGTGGATATCAAATTCGGTAGAAAGCGTTGAAGTATTTAGAAACGCAAAAAAAGAGTTGTTAAAAAGAGAAGAAATTGTTTTTGAATACAGATCAAGCAATCTAAAAAATGTCGTCATTACAAAAATCAATTTTACCTTGAAAAAAGCAGCCGGAAATGATATTTTAAAAGAGATTTCAGAAAGCATAAACAGGCGCGCGCAGTCGCAGCCGTTAAACACTCCAAACGCAGGTTGTATTTTTAAAAATCCTAAAGACGCAAGCGCAGGAAAACTTATAGACGAGTCGGGGCTAAAAGGCAAAAGTTACGGCGGCGCCAAAATATCGGAAATTCACGCAAATTTTATAGTTAACACGGGCGCTGCAAAAGCCGACGATGTTTTATATCTTGCGGAACTTGCAAAAAAAACGGTTAAAGAAAAATTTAATATAAATTTAGAATACGAAATAAAAATAATAAAATGA
- a CDS encoding SulP family inorganic anion transporter, with product MFKPKLFTLLKNRSQEFTAKRIFTDINAGLIVAFIAVPLSIALAIASGVMPGKGLVTAVVAGFLISFFGGSRVQIGGPTGAFVIIVYGIIQTYGTSGLITATAMAGVFLILMGLLKFGKVIKYIPDPIIIGFTSGIAVVLFSTQINDFLGLGLTSVPSEFIAKWALYLKSISHISLPTLAIGAGSLLLMVFYPKKLKFFPAPLAAIILSTLIVKFFALPVDTIFSHFGDITNSMTFSPEMPAFSVSMMGKLFQPALTIALLAGIESLLSAVVADGMIGKKHNSNTELIAQGIANMGSAVFGGIPATGAIARTAANVNNGGRTPIAGIAHAVFILIIMLAFMQYISLIPMVTLAAILFSVAYRMVDFRAFQELIKAPMSDSLVLLITFFLTVFVDLVYAIEIGMILAALLFMKRMADITGVEDDSDDIYEGIEEDDIENKKKLKDVVVYEINGPFFFGAASAFIDRLEKVKDDKVIILRMRKVPAIDATGYHALYKIYKRCAANDTRLILCQVQKYPLKVLKKFGFTEIIGRENFALNINNAFKKAEEYILAMEEYEKTFHLKR from the coding sequence ATGTTTAAACCAAAACTGTTTACTTTACTTAAAAACCGGTCGCAGGAATTTACGGCAAAGCGGATTTTTACCGATATTAACGCCGGGCTTATAGTTGCATTTATCGCTGTTCCGTTGTCTATAGCTTTAGCTATAGCGTCGGGCGTTATGCCGGGCAAGGGGCTTGTTACCGCTGTTGTCGCGGGGTTTTTAATTTCTTTTTTCGGCGGAAGCCGCGTTCAAATAGGCGGACCTACCGGCGCGTTTGTAATAATTGTTTACGGAATAATTCAAACTTACGGGACTTCCGGACTTATTACCGCTACGGCAATGGCGGGAGTTTTTCTTATTTTAATGGGACTGTTGAAATTCGGGAAAGTCATAAAATATATTCCCGACCCGATAATTATAGGTTTTACAAGCGGAATAGCGGTTGTGCTTTTTTCTACGCAAATTAACGATTTTTTAGGGCTTGGTCTTACAAGCGTTCCGTCGGAATTTATTGCAAAATGGGCGCTTTATTTAAAGAGCATTTCACATATAAGTCTTCCAACGCTGGCAATAGGCGCAGGCTCTCTTTTGCTTATGGTTTTTTATCCTAAAAAACTTAAATTCTTTCCGGCGCCTTTAGCTGCCATTATACTTTCAACGCTTATAGTTAAATTTTTCGCGCTCCCCGTGGATACAATTTTTTCACACTTCGGAGATATAACAAACTCCATGACTTTTTCTCCCGAAATGCCGGCGTTTAGCGTTTCTATGATGGGTAAACTTTTCCAGCCTGCGCTTACAATAGCTTTGCTTGCGGGCATAGAATCTTTGCTTTCAGCGGTTGTTGCCGACGGAATGATAGGCAAAAAACATAATTCCAACACAGAACTTATAGCGCAGGGGATAGCCAACATGGGCTCTGCTGTTTTTGGCGGAATACCCGCCACCGGCGCAATTGCGCGCACAGCCGCAAACGTAAATAACGGCGGAAGAACCCCTATAGCCGGAATTGCGCACGCTGTTTTTATACTAATAATTATGCTTGCGTTTATGCAGTATATTTCGCTTATCCCAATGGTAACTCTTGCGGCAATACTTTTTAGCGTAGCATATAGAATGGTGGATTTTAGAGCGTTTCAAGAGCTTATCAAAGCGCCAATGAGCGACTCGTTGGTTTTGCTTATAACTTTTTTTCTGACTGTTTTTGTAGATTTAGTTTACGCCATAGAAATAGGAATGATTTTAGCGGCGCTGTTATTTATGAAAAGAATGGCAGACATTACCGGCGTGGAAGACGATTCCGACGACATATACGAAGGCATTGAAGAAGACGACATAGAAAATAAAAAGAAGCTCAAAGACGTTGTAGTTTACGAAATTAACGGGCCGTTCTTTTTCGGAGCGGCAAGCGCTTTTATAGACCGTTTGGAAAAAGTCAAAGACGATAAAGTTATAATTTTAAGAATGCGAAAAGTTCCCGCAATAGACGCCACCGGATACCACGCTCTTTACAAAATTTACAAACGCTGTGCGGCAAACGACACAAGACTTATACTTTGCCAAGTGCAAAAATACCCGCTGAAAGTTTTAAAGAAATTCGGATTTACGGAAATTATCGGAAGAGAAAACTTCGCCCTAAACATAAACAACGCCTTCAAAAAAGCCGAAGAATACATACTTGCCATGGAAGAATACGAAAAGACTTTTCATTTGAAAAGATAA
- the murC gene encoding UDP-N-acetylmuramate--L-alanine ligase — translation MFKKNNIHFVGIGGSGMSGIAEVLINLGHNVSGSDLKKTDVTEHLKNIGAKVFIGHNAKNIKNAQVVVTSTAVSKTNPEVVAALKNKIPVIPRVEMLAELARLKYAVTIAGTHGKTTTTSLTSLVLDEGGLDPTIVIGGKLKNLKTSARMGRGEYIVAEADESDGSFLKLSPVITVVTNIDNDHLDYYGNMENLKDAFVRHINSVPFYGAAIVCTDNALVREILPRINRKYITYGLTGNPDIKAADIKTLAECTSYNVIYKGKKLGKVCIKVPGLHNITNSLAAIGVGLCLNISFNHIAHAINKFDGVGRRMEIKGEKNGVTVIDDYGHHPTEVAATISAIKHFWPKRKLIVLFQPHRYTRTRNLYKEFGKSFGNADFVKVLDIYSAGEPPIKGVSSDLILKALKANKSEAEKFLSAQALSKTLKGGEIILTLGAGDVWKKGEELLTLI, via the coding sequence GTGTTTAAAAAAAATAACATACATTTTGTCGGTATCGGCGGGTCTGGAATGTCGGGGATTGCAGAGGTTTTAATTAATTTGGGGCACAATGTGTCCGGATCGGATTTGAAAAAAACCGACGTTACGGAACATTTAAAAAATATCGGCGCAAAAGTTTTTATAGGTCATAACGCAAAAAACATAAAAAATGCCCAAGTAGTTGTAACCTCAACCGCCGTAAGCAAAACAAATCCCGAAGTAGTTGCCGCCCTTAAAAATAAAATTCCGGTTATTCCGCGCGTTGAAATGCTTGCGGAACTTGCTCGTCTTAAATATGCGGTTACCATTGCCGGCACGCACGGAAAAACTACGACAACTTCGCTTACGTCTTTAGTTTTAGACGAAGGCGGTTTAGACCCCACAATAGTTATAGGCGGAAAACTTAAAAATCTTAAAACCAGCGCGCGTATGGGGCGCGGCGAATACATAGTTGCGGAAGCCGACGAGTCCGACGGGTCGTTCTTAAAACTTTCTCCCGTAATTACGGTTGTTACAAATATTGATAACGACCATTTGGATTATTACGGAAATATGGAAAATTTGAAAGACGCTTTTGTGCGCCACATAAACAGCGTTCCGTTTTACGGAGCCGCAATAGTTTGCACGGATAATGCTCTTGTCAGGGAAATTCTTCCGCGTATAAACAGAAAATATATTACTTACGGCTTAACCGGCAACCCGGATATAAAAGCTGCCGATATAAAAACGCTTGCGGAATGCACGTCTTACAACGTTATTTACAAGGGCAAAAAACTCGGGAAAGTTTGCATAAAAGTTCCGGGACTGCACAACATTACAAATTCTTTAGCCGCTATAGGCGTAGGGCTTTGCCTTAATATTTCATTTAACCACATTGCCCACGCTATAAATAAATTTGACGGCGTAGGTCGCCGCATGGAAATTAAAGGCGAAAAAAACGGCGTAACGGTTATTGACGATTACGGGCACCACCCTACGGAAGTAGCCGCTACCATAAGCGCCATAAAACATTTTTGGCCTAAAAGGAAACTTATAGTTTTATTTCAGCCTCACCGATACACAAGAACGCGCAACCTTTATAAAGAGTTCGGCAAAAGTTTTGGCAACGCTGATTTTGTAAAAGTTTTGGATATTTATTCCGCCGGCGAGCCGCCGATAAAAGGCGTCAGCTCGGATTTAATATTAAAAGCTTTAAAAGCAAATAAAAGCGAAGCGGAAAAATTTTTATCCGCGCAAGCGTTGTCTAAAACGCTTAAAGGCGGAGAAATTATTTTAACGCTTGGCGCCGGAGACGTGTGGAAAAAAGGAGAAGAGTTATTAACGCTGATTTAA
- a CDS encoding four helix bundle protein: protein MKDNIVKDKSKIFAIEVINLYKYLYDVKKEFVMSKQLLRSGTSIGANIAESECAISRKDFLLKIYISLKECAETKYWLELLYATKFINEKEFANTIKNCEELRRILSATTKTVRTNLNKKI from the coding sequence ATGAAAGACAATATCGTTAAAGATAAGAGTAAGATTTTTGCTATAGAGGTAATAAATTTATACAAGTATCTATATGATGTTAAAAAAGAATTTGTTATGTCAAAGCAGCTTTTACGTAGCGGAACAAGTATTGGCGCAAATATTGCTGAATCGGAATGCGCAATTAGCAGAAAGGATTTTTTATTAAAAATATATATATCATTAAAAGAATGCGCTGAAACAAAATATTGGCTTGAATTATTATATGCGACTAAGTTTATAAATGAAAAAGAGTTTGCAAATACTATAAAAAATTGTGAAGAGTTGAGAAGAATATTGTCTGCTACTACAAAAACGGTGAGAACTAATTTGAATAAAAAGATTTAA
- a CDS encoding cell division protein FtsQ/DivIB gives MGIFKKKRYSYTGRVTASHNYCSRSPKKRGRKAVKLSAYLIILFLIVFFAYKGCGKVVDYAYGSESISVKDIEIVGGKNVTKTEIKELLPFDVGDNLLKINLSDAEDEIKKIKPELKDITISRRWKKVRVRLYERTPEAFVYSGRELAGVDFDDKPFPLRGFMSGMKVPKIICKDSQERARLLGFLKAFKPVCRDFLDTIDEVKFSNTDDIILVTRDGTLIFWGDDRADRLKYRFDKFQKIYADAVLKHKKIEYINMALYDFGRAVIKPKI, from the coding sequence ATGGGAATATTTAAAAAAAAGAGATATTCTTACACCGGAAGAGTTACGGCAAGCCATAATTATTGTTCGCGCTCTCCTAAAAAAAGAGGACGGAAAGCCGTTAAACTTTCGGCATATTTAATTATTTTATTTTTGATTGTTTTTTTTGCGTATAAAGGCTGCGGAAAAGTTGTAGATTACGCATACGGTTCGGAAAGTATTTCGGTAAAAGACATAGAAATTGTCGGCGGCAAAAACGTTACAAAGACGGAGATAAAAGAGCTTCTTCCGTTTGACGTGGGCGACAATCTTTTAAAAATAAATTTATCCGACGCCGAAGACGAAATAAAAAAGATAAAGCCGGAACTTAAAGATATAACAATAAGCAGACGTTGGAAAAAAGTCCGCGTGCGGCTTTACGAGAGAACTCCGGAAGCTTTTGTGTATTCGGGCAGAGAGCTTGCGGGCGTGGATTTTGACGATAAACCTTTTCCTTTGCGCGGGTTTATGAGCGGGATGAAAGTTCCCAAAATAATATGCAAAGATTCTCAGGAAAGAGCCAGACTTTTAGGATTTCTTAAAGCGTTTAAACCTGTGTGCAGAGATTTTCTTGACACAATAGACGAAGTTAAATTCTCAAATACCGACGATATAATTCTTGTAACCCGCGACGGAACTCTTATTTTTTGGGGCGACGACAGAGCCGACAGATTGAAATACAGATTTGATAAATTTCAAAAAATTTACGCCGACGCCGTGCTTAAACATAAAAAAATAGAGTATATAAATATGGCTCTTTACGATTTCGGCAGAGCCGTTATAAAACCCAAAATATAA
- the queF gene encoding preQ(1) synthase: MKNTPVFDKVTPKLLEAMPYQYAGKDINVCIETEEFTCLCPWTGLPDFAYVVINYTPSKTVVELKSLKMYFQSYRNVGMVHESVVNNILNDLVKAISPKELTIDIEFGIRGGITTTVSAQYCKRQSGK; the protein is encoded by the coding sequence ATGAAAAATACGCCTGTTTTTGACAAAGTAACGCCAAAGCTTTTGGAAGCCATGCCGTATCAATACGCCGGAAAAGACATTAACGTTTGCATTGAAACCGAAGAGTTTACATGCCTTTGCCCGTGGACTGGTTTGCCGGATTTTGCTTATGTTGTTATCAACTATACGCCGTCTAAAACCGTTGTAGAATTAAAATCTCTTAAGATGTATTTTCAGTCTTACAGAAACGTAGGAATGGTTCACGAAAGCGTAGTCAATAATATACTCAACGATTTGGTAAAAGCAATATCCCCGAAAGAATTAACCATAGACATTGAATTCGGCATCCGCGGTGGAATAACTACTACGGTATCCGCGCAATACTGTAAACGGCAAAGTGGAAAGTGA
- a CDS encoding STAS-like domain-containing protein produces MLKVQAVTFDFDGVSGVTQSFIHALLSDPIRKFYNTVFENLYYKNTNEDVKKIISIVYRYMQESLDVSNGRSR; encoded by the coding sequence TTGTTAAAAGTCCAAGCGGTAACTTTTGATTTTGACGGAGTTAGCGGGGTAACCCAGTCTTTTATACATGCTTTGCTTAGCGACCCTATTCGCAAATTCTATAACACAGTTTTTGAAAATTTATATTATAAAAACACTAATGAGGATGTCAAAAAAATTATATCAATAGTATATAGATATATGCAGGAAAGCCTTGATGTCTCAAATGGACGCAGCCGCTGA
- a CDS encoding beta-ketoacyl synthase chain length factor, translating into MSKLYVKSANYINNTTGLASFFQAKQLRRIDNLQKLALYAAVKTLSQAGIDLKAEKEDIGLIIATAKGPVKQVCAFMDSIIYDGDVLASPLAFSASVHNSFETVITRLLNFRGHCITISDGANSFESALITAESWLQSKRCKDILLCIIDEINPVTLEQYKNKIHSVDAAAAFVFTLDENNAKLIVNTKEADEFNPSMTAFNLSKQYSQFVSQEETSRIVKDYIKTYIAGSKTDVMSVFENQDIEKLITGFAQKEKVFEGLKLLCSLDDNIESIKTHEKQCFKSMNDKKRINFFTSGSSGVAKNCIHSKDMIDEEVEGLSFLFIGVNRIVATVPAHHSYGFIFTLKMPDFLKVPIVMHPPIPFLDWGKLLQENDLLVSFPLFLQYLADLDFKFPKSITILTSTAPCPDALIEKLYANGVEKVIEIYGASESGAIAFRQKAGSSFELLPFWNFTIENKTIKEIQRKNTTLKIEVPDITKLDGERSFFVIGRKDNAVQVAGVNVFPTKVERILKTHPFINDVIVRLGKGRLKAFIVLKDNIDVQEAQKSVYQFIKSSFTTHEMPKKITFGNKLPLTPFGKKADWD; encoded by the coding sequence ATGAGTAAATTATACGTTAAAAGCGCAAATTATATTAATAATACTACAGGGCTTGCGTCTTTTTTTCAAGCAAAGCAATTACGCCGCATAGATAATCTTCAAAAACTTGCTCTTTATGCAGCGGTAAAAACTTTGTCACAGGCAGGCATAGATTTAAAAGCGGAAAAAGAAGATATTGGGCTTATAATTGCAACTGCTAAAGGTCCGGTAAAACAGGTTTGTGCTTTTATGGACAGCATAATCTATGACGGCGATGTTTTGGCGTCTCCATTGGCTTTTTCTGCATCAGTTCACAATTCTTTTGAAACAGTGATAACAAGGCTTTTGAATTTTAGAGGACATTGTATAACAATCAGCGATGGCGCAAACTCTTTTGAGAGCGCATTGATTACTGCTGAAAGTTGGCTGCAATCAAAAAGATGTAAAGATATTCTCTTGTGCATTATTGATGAAATTAACCCTGTAACTCTTGAACAATACAAAAACAAAATACATTCTGTTGATGCAGCCGCTGCTTTCGTTTTTACATTGGATGAAAATAATGCAAAATTGATTGTTAATACAAAAGAGGCTGATGAATTTAATCCGTCAATGACGGCATTTAATTTATCAAAACAATATTCGCAATTTGTATCTCAAGAAGAAACAAGCCGTATAGTAAAAGACTATATTAAAACTTATATAGCAGGAAGTAAGACGGATGTTATGTCTGTTTTTGAAAATCAGGATATAGAAAAATTAATAACTGGTTTTGCTCAAAAAGAAAAAGTTTTTGAAGGGTTAAAACTTTTATGCTCTTTAGACGATAATATTGAGTCAATCAAAACGCATGAAAAACAATGTTTTAAATCAATGAATGATAAAAAACGGATAAATTTTTTTACTTCAGGAAGCTCCGGCGTTGCCAAAAATTGTATTCATTCAAAAGACATGATAGACGAAGAAGTTGAAGGTTTATCTTTTTTATTTATAGGAGTCAATCGAATAGTTGCAACGGTTCCCGCTCACCACTCCTATGGATTTATTTTTACACTTAAAATGCCTGATTTTCTCAAAGTTCCTATCGTAATGCATCCGCCTATACCATTTTTGGACTGGGGTAAATTACTTCAAGAAAATGATTTACTTGTTTCGTTTCCTCTGTTTTTGCAATATCTTGCCGATCTTGATTTTAAATTTCCAAAAAGCATTACAATTTTAACTTCAACAGCTCCTTGCCCTGATGCTTTAATTGAAAAACTGTATGCAAACGGCGTAGAGAAAGTAATAGAAATTTATGGAGCTTCAGAAAGCGGAGCAATAGCATTTAGACAAAAGGCAGGTTCATCATTTGAACTTCTACCTTTTTGGAATTTTACGATAGAGAATAAAACGATAAAAGAGATACAGAGGAAAAATACTACTTTAAAAATTGAAGTTCCAGATATTACCAAATTAGACGGCGAACGGTCTTTTTTTGTGATTGGTAGAAAAGATAATGCTGTGCAAGTTGCAGGAGTAAATGTTTTTCCGACAAAGGTTGAAAGAATACTGAAAACGCATCCTTTTATAAACGATGTTATTGTTAGACTTGGCAAGGGAAGATTGAAAGCTTTTATTGTGCTTAAGGACAACATAGATGTACAAGAAGCCCAAAAGAGTGTATATCAATTTATAAAAAGTTCCTTTACAACTCATGAGATGCCAAAAAAAATAACTTTTGGCAACAAACTTCCACTCACTCCATTTGGCAAAAAAGCCGATTGGGATTAA
- a CDS encoding D-alanine--D-alanine ligase, translated as MIIQKLKNKKIGVLYGGTSSEREISLKSGKAVLNALKKLKLNAVGIDVDKNVSEKIKKAKIDIACIMLHGPMGEDGTIQGMLEIMGVPYTGCGVFASAASMDKNISKIFFKSAGVPTPEWAVVRKFEPVPEIKKFPIVVKPATQGSAIGVSVVKSRKDFAKAAKEAFKYDDEILIEQFIKGKEITVGVLDGGALPVVEIVPKGKFYDFKSKYAKGGSKHIIPARISQKAYAAAQNYAKKVFKTFNCRAVCRVDFIVDKNDKVWALENNTLPGMTETSLLPDEAKAAGLTFADLILKILECSLGNGNI; from the coding sequence ATGATAATTCAAAAACTTAAAAATAAAAAAATAGGCGTTTTATACGGCGGAACCTCAAGCGAAAGAGAAATATCGCTCAAATCCGGCAAAGCTGTTTTAAACGCTTTAAAAAAATTAAAACTTAACGCCGTAGGTATTGACGTTGACAAAAACGTTTCCGAGAAAATAAAAAAAGCAAAAATTGATATTGCCTGCATAATGCTTCACGGCCCTATGGGCGAAGACGGAACTATTCAGGGAATGCTTGAAATAATGGGCGTGCCTTATACCGGCTGCGGAGTTTTTGCAAGCGCCGCGTCTATGGATAAAAATATTTCAAAAATATTTTTTAAAAGCGCCGGAGTTCCTACGCCCGAGTGGGCGGTTGTAAGAAAGTTTGAACCTGTGCCCGAAATAAAAAAATTTCCGATAGTCGTAAAGCCTGCAACGCAAGGTTCTGCAATAGGCGTGTCGGTGGTTAAATCGCGTAAAGATTTTGCGAAAGCCGCTAAAGAAGCGTTTAAATATGACGACGAAATTTTAATTGAACAATTTATAAAAGGTAAAGAAATTACGGTAGGCGTGTTAGACGGCGGCGCGCTTCCGGTTGTTGAAATAGTTCCCAAGGGTAAGTTTTACGATTTTAAATCTAAATACGCCAAGGGCGGCTCAAAGCATATAATTCCGGCGCGCATAAGCCAGAAAGCTTACGCTGCCGCCCAGAATTATGCAAAAAAAGTTTTTAAAACTTTTAACTGCCGCGCCGTGTGCAGAGTAGATTTTATAGTAGATAAAAACGATAAAGTCTGGGCGCTTGAAAATAACACTTTGCCGGGAATGACGGAAACGTCGCTTCTTCCCGACGAGGCGAAGGCCGCAGGTTTAACGTTTGCCGACTTAATTTTAAAAATATTAGAGTGTTCATTGGGAAATGGGAATATTTAA
- a CDS encoding four helix bundle protein, with protein sequence MKDDISQVKSELFAVRIIELYKYLSGSKKEFVLSRQILRSGTSIGANISEAGYAISKKDFLSKKYIALKEAVETLYWLRLLHKTAFLPETEFNSLYKDCQELVKILVAATKSIKTKL encoded by the coding sequence ATGAAAGACGATATATCTCAAGTTAAAAGCGAATTGTTTGCTGTTAGGATTATAGAGCTTTATAAATATTTGAGTGGCAGTAAGAAAGAATTTGTTCTTTCAAGACAAATATTGCGTTCAGGCACAAGCATTGGCGCAAATATTTCGGAAGCGGGATATGCTATAAGTAAAAAAGATTTTTTGTCAAAGAAATATATAGCTCTAAAAGAAGCTGTTGAAACATTATATTGGCTGAGATTATTGCACAAAACAGCTTTTTTGCCTGAAACTGAATTTAACAGTCTTTATAAAGATTGCCAAGAACTCGTAAAAATTTTAGTTGCAGCTACAAAAAGTATAAAAACAAAATTATAG
- the ftsA gene encoding cell division protein FtsA: MAKQTLIAGLDIGSNQVCCVAGVRDDQTRLVKVLGSAVVPSSDGIKSGAVINIQEAAMAISKAIEEAEKSAGGQISSVTAAIRGNFIESRSVKASANINHSDKEVTEDTVINALDNARQKIKINSDHEVLQIIPREFILDGQKGIQNPIGMEGNVLEVDVHALVASSSNIGNIFKAMNLAGVNCDDRVYSYHAAGEILVTKEEKELGCLVVDFGGLTTGLVHYAEAIIRYTNEVQVGSDHITRDIMHKLRASFSVSKEVKETRGAAFKYDGFQNAEFDYDGADGISVKKFDKFQLVDIIQPRVEQILFAIEDAMKKSSFGAEFLSGGIILTGGGSRLDGIVKAFEKYFGCAARPGRPDLSKVVGADEIIENPVYTAAIGAIASPFSNTYPLYRQKSSAKGWFTKLKGMLEGI; encoded by the coding sequence ATGGCAAAACAAACTCTTATAGCCGGGCTTGATATCGGAAGCAATCAGGTTTGCTGCGTTGCCGGAGTGCGAGACGATCAAACGAGACTTGTAAAAGTGCTGGGCTCGGCGGTTGTGCCTTCCAGCGACGGAATAAAATCCGGCGCGGTAATAAATATTCAGGAAGCCGCCATGGCTATTTCTAAAGCTATTGAAGAAGCCGAGAAATCCGCCGGCGGACAAATAAGTTCCGTAACGGCCGCTATAAGAGGAAATTTTATAGAATCAAGAAGCGTTAAGGCGAGCGCAAATATTAATCATTCGGATAAAGAAGTTACCGAAGACACCGTGATAAACGCGCTTGATAACGCAAGACAAAAAATTAAAATTAATTCCGATCATGAAGTTTTGCAGATTATTCCCAGAGAGTTTATTTTAGACGGACAAAAAGGCATACAAAACCCTATAGGCATGGAAGGCAACGTTCTTGAAGTGGATGTGCACGCGCTTGTGGCTTCAAGCAGCAATATAGGAAATATTTTTAAAGCTATGAATCTTGCAGGCGTTAATTGCGACGACAGAGTTTATTCTTATCACGCCGCCGGCGAAATTCTTGTTACAAAAGAAGAAAAAGAGCTTGGGTGCCTTGTGGTTGATTTCGGCGGGCTTACGACGGGGCTTGTTCATTATGCAGAAGCAATAATAAGATACACAAATGAAGTTCAGGTAGGTTCCGACCATATAACAAGAGACATAATGCATAAGCTGAGAGCGTCTTTTTCCGTATCCAAAGAAGTTAAAGAAACCAGAGGCGCGGCGTTTAAATACGACGGGTTTCAAAATGCGGAGTTTGATTACGACGGCGCCGATGGAATAAGCGTGAAAAAATTTGATAAGTTTCAGCTTGTGGATATAATTCAGCCCAGAGTAGAGCAGATTCTTTTTGCAATAGAAGACGCTATGAAAAAAAGTTCGTTTGGAGCGGAGTTTTTATCGGGCGGAATAATTCTTACGGGCGGCGGAAGCAGGCTTGACGGAATTGTGAAAGCTTTTGAAAAATATTTCGGCTGCGCGGCGCGTCCGGGAAGACCGGACTTGTCAAAAGTAGTAGGCGCCGACGAAATAATTGAAAACCCCGTATATACCGCGGCGATTGGCGCAATTGCTTCGCCGTTTTCAAATACGTATCCTTTATACAGACAAAAATCGTCGGCAAAAGGCTGGTTTACTAAACTCAAAGGAATGCTTGAAGGAATTTAA